The following coding sequences are from one Lolium rigidum isolate FL_2022 chromosome 6, APGP_CSIRO_Lrig_0.1, whole genome shotgun sequence window:
- the LOC124665162 gene encoding probable gamma-secretase subunit PEN-2, giving the protein MEARVAAGAPGVDEESGLLPRPRAPAAGGRRPPSSSARRAPPPPPPAIWATVDGPLGMPLEDAEGHARRFFLWGFACLPFLWAINCCYFWPVLRSPKASSPAAFAPIRPYVVKSAIGFTIFAAVLLTWATTFIVGGERLFGPVWNDLVMYNVADKLGLTGFMG; this is encoded by the exons ATGGAGGCGAGGGTTGCAGCAGGAGCGCCCGGAGTAGACGAGGAGTCCGGGCTGCTCCCCCGGCCCCGCGCTCCGGCAGCCGGCGGCCGGCGCCCGCCTTCCTCCTCCGcgcgccgcgcgcctcctccgccgccgccggcgatctGGGCGACGGTGGACGGGCCCCTGGGGATGCCGCTGGAGGACGCGGAGGGCCACGCGCGGCGCTTCTTCCTCTGGGGCTTCGCGTGCCTCCCCTTCCTCTGGGCCATCAACTGCTGCTACTTCTGGCCCGTCCTCCGCTCCCCCAAAGCCTCCTCGCCCGCCGCCTTCGCCCCCATCCGCCCCT ATGTTGTTAAATCCGCAATTGGCTTCACCATCTTTGCTGCGGTTCTCCTCACCTGGGCCACGACTTTCATCGTCGGGGGCGAGCGGTTGTTCGGGCCAGTGTGGAACGATCTCGTGATGTACAATGTCGCAGACAAACTCGGTCTCACTGGATTCATGGGGTAG